The DNA region GCCTTTAATCGGCCTCCAGCCACAGCATAACCAAGGAACAGGGTTTGAGAGTTTTCATCATCAATAAAGAAGCAGTTAGGATCGGATTCAGCCTCTTTACGACCTTGCTCAACCGCTACACCGTAATCCTGTTCGTATTCCACTACGTTCACACCGTGGGAACGCAGTTTTTGCTTTTTCCATTCGCGGGCATCGGCGGACATATGAACGCTGACGCTGAAGCCTAACTTGGCGCTCATGATGCCGATAGACATACCGAGGTTACCGGTTGAACCAACCGCAATGCTGTACTGGCTGAAGAACTGCTTAAACTCTTCAGAGAACAGTTTGCTGTAGTCATCGCTCTCTTGCAGTAATCCTGCCTGCATAGCCAGCTTCTCGGCGTGGGTCAGAACTTCATAAATACCGCCACGCGCTTTAATTGAACCGGAAATAGGCAAATGGCTGTCTTTCTTCAACAGTATTTTTCCCGTGACCTCCACGCCATAGCGCTGGTTCAGAGTTTGCTGCATGGTGGGGATTGCCACGACTTCTGATTCAATAATACCGTTAGTCACCTGCGTTTCCGGGAAGGCTTTGCATAAGTAAGGAGCAAAACGCTTGAGTCGGGCTTCGGCCTGTTGCACGTCGCTGATGTTCAGCCCTACGTATGGCAGACCTTCTTTCAGCGTGGTGGCTCGCGGGTTAAACCAGCTCACTTCCTCTAAATCAATCAGGCGTTTAACCAGAGGGAAGTCGTTGATTAATTGTTGAATCTCTGTGCTTTTCATAATGTATCTCTTTTTCAATTAAACCACGTAAGAAAGGAGGAATGTGCCAGCCAGGGCAATCAGCGAGGCGATAAAGGTTGCCGTGGTGTAATACTTGAAGGTTTCGTTCAGGGTTGCTCCGCAGTATTGTTTCACCAACCAGAACAGAGAATCGGTCACAATGGTACAGCCGATAGCGCCGGAACCGATAGCTAATGTAATGATTTCAGGGCTGATATCCGGATACATTGGCAGCATTGGAGAAACAATCGCCGTTGCGCCCATCATGGCAACGGTGGCAGAACCTACTGCGGCGTGCAGGATGATAGCTACCAGCCAGGCCAGCAGAATTGGATGCATATCCAGATTCGACAGAATAATCGCCAGCGTATCGCTCAGGCCGCTGCCTTTCAAAATACCGTTAAACGCACCGCCAGCACCGATAATCAACAGGATGTTAGCAATAGAACCAAAGCACTCTTCGGTTTTTACCAGCAGGGTGCTCATACCCATGTTGCGTTTAATACCCAGAATGTAATAGGCCACGAACGCTGCAATAAACATGGCGGTAATTGGGTTACCGACAAACTCCAGCACGGTATACAGGGTGGTGCCCTTGGTCATGTTCAGTTCTGCGGCGGTTTTGATTAGCATCAGTGCAATAGGTAGCAGAACGGTAAATAACGTGGCGCCCAGCGAAGGTAAATCTTCTTCTTTACGTACTTCGATATCGGAGAACTCGGCCGGAACTGGTTTAAACGGCAGACGGTTGCCTAAAAACTTCAGGAACAGCGGGCCGCCGATCAGTGAAGCAAACAGACCAACAATCAGGCCGTACACAATGACCGAGCCAATATCGGCACCCAGTTTATTGGTAACGAACAGTGCCGCCGGATGCGGAGGAACAATACAGTGTACCGCCATCAGTGCGGTACACAGAGGAATAGCCAGTTTTAATAAGGAGGTATTGGTCTTTTTAGCAATGGAGAACGCCAGAGGAATAAGTAATACCACACCGACTTCCACAAACAGCGTGATACCACATACCAGACCAACCAGCACCATGATGACATCAGGGGAGAGCCAGCGGCAGCGTTGCAGGGTGATACCAATGCGTTCTGCTGCACCGGATATTTCCATCATCTTACCCAGAATAGTCCCTAAACCAATGACTGCCGCCAGGAAACCCAGCGTGCCGCCAATACCGCCTTCAATGGCGTTGACCATTTCCAGCGGATTCATTCCCATTAGCGCACCAACGTAGAAGCTTGCCAACAGCAGCGCCAGGAACGGGTGAATCTTTAATTTTACAATGGTAAAAACAATCAAAATGATACTTGTCAGTAAAGTACCGATAACCCAGAGATGTGAGTCCATATCCGACCTCGTTTTATAATAATAAATCCCGTTTGTATTGGATAAGAACCGGCGTTTCCTGACAAACGATAAAAACGACGTCTTAGATGAACCAGATTGAATCAAATTGGTGATGTTTATCAAAAAATCATCACGCTTTGCGCTTTGAATCACATAAATTCATGCTAAAAGCCTGTCAGGGCATGCTCTTCGGTATACTTGTTAAACGCTTTAGCATCAGATTTAAGACTTATGTATACCGAAGACAGTTACCTTGCCAGAAATCGACTGCTGAACAGTTATCAGTTATCAAAACTTCACACCTTTGAGGCAGCTGCACGCCACAGCTCTTTCGCCATGGCAGCGGATGAACTTAGCCTTAGCCCCAGCGCCGTTAGTCATCGGATTAATGGGCTGGAAGAAGAGCTGGGCATTAAGTTGTTTCAACGTTTTCATCGTAAAATTGAGCTGACGCCAGAAGGGCAGCGGGTTTACTGGGCGCTGAAGTCATCTTTGGAGTATCTGAATCAGGAAATTCTGGAGATTAAAAACCAGGAGCTGTCGGGTAATCTGACGGTATATTCCCGTCCCTCTATCGCTCAGTGCTGGCTGGTGCCCAAACTGGCAGATTTTGGTCGTCAGTATCCTTCCATTAGCCTGAATATTCTCACCGGCAATGAAAACGTAAATTTTCGCGGTTACGGTATCGATCTGGCGATCTATTTTGATGATAAAACGCCGGAAAAGCTGGCCTGTCAGCATCTGATGGATGAGTCGATGGTGCCGGTATGTAGCCCGGAATATGCTGAGCAGCATCAATTGCAGGGAAATATCCATAACCTGAAGCACTGCACATTGCTGCACGACAGACAGGCGTGGAGTTATGATTCAGATACCGATGAATGGAGCTCATGGGCCCGACACTTTAACGTCACGTTAGAGGCAGATCGACACAGTATGGGGTTCGATCGTTCCGACTTGGCAATTATTGCGGCGATTAACCACGCGGGTGTGGCAATGGGCAGGAAGAAGCTGGTGAATAAACGACTGGCGAATAACGAACTGGTAATGCCATTCCCTGAAATGGAAGTGATGTGTGAACAGCGCTATTACATCGCAACATTGCCGGAACGTAGGGACCCTAAAATTGATGCGTTTATTGGCTGGTTAAGGGCGGTGGTGTGAGGGCATGATGTTCGGTTTGGGGTAGTTTCATTCACGACATCGCGTCTTTGGCGCTAATTGTGCATTATTCTGACTCATTAACATGATGGGTAATTAGCACCGCTCAAATATCTTTTTTAAGTTTGGGAGCAATATGATCATTGAATATTGTTAGACACTATATCGCTGCATAGTGTTTATATTCTGTCTGTATCCTCATTATTGGTGATAAATTAAACTTTCCTTACCTGTAATTCATATTAGCCTTACCTTTAATTTGTATTAGTATTTTTTGAAGTGAGTATTTATTATTTCAATGTGTTGCTGTGTTTGTTTGTTTTTTTAAATTTATGTTTTAATGTTTTTTATAAGATTGTTAATTTCATGTATTTATTGAATATTAAATTATTATTTTGATTGGTAATGGTTTTTGGTTTTTATTTCATTAACCATTTGAAATTATTGGTTTAATGCTCAATTCGTGAAGTGATTGCTTCTTATTGAATATCATAGCTTAAAAATAAATAGCATTGTAATTAATTAGTTCTTATAAGCATTATTTTTTGAAGTGGACTCAAATATATTGGTTGAATTAATTTATTTCAACGCATTAATTAGCAGCCATTTTATTAATATTTTTGGGAATTATTATGAGCTTTAAGTTAAAGAGAACGCAACCTATATGCCATATTTGTGGTAGAAATGATAGCACAAAAAAATATGGTATCGGTAAGGCCGGACAGCAACGTTATTATTGTATGAACTGTGGTAAAACGTTTCAGACAACCTATATATACAAAGGTAAAGAATTTAATATTGCCGCTCAGGTGGAGATACTATGGGAGAAGAGCCATTCTGTTGAGGAAATCAGTACTGCGCTTCAGGTACCTTTGGTGAAAGTGAAAGCGGTTGTTGCGCTGTTAGAAAAAGATAATGTGTAGTATCGACGGTAAGCATGGTTTTTGTTTATCCATCAGCGGGCAATGGATTAAGAGCCTATTGCTCAAGAGGTTAAAGGGCTTAAATATATTAAAACCCAAGGCTTGGTGTTATTCAGCCTTGTAGAGAGTGTGGAACAGGGACGCCATCTTTTCATGCAGAATAAACAATAACGACTCTTTTATTGGCTGGTTAAGGGGAGGGTGTGAAGGCATGATGTGCTGTTTTGAGGCAAGTTTGTTCACTATGCCATACGTGTAACACCATGCCCTCACTATACAAATCTTGCAGAAGCTGGGCGGACTAATATAACCGACAGGTTCTCCTTTAAAGCGATGAGGGGGGATCGACCATATTTTTTATAAAATCAATGGTTTCTTGTACTTGTGAAGCTAACGGTTTACCTGCAATCCATACCGCACCTACCACCAGATCGGGAATTTGTTCGCTAATATCTCGTCGAATAATACGATTACCCTCCAGCGACCAGGGCCTGTAGGAAAAATCGGACAGAATTGAGACACCCAGTCCGAGTGCAATCATGCTGCGAACGGCCTCAATGGATTTAGTTTGCAGCTTTATGTTGGGACTAAGCTGGTATTCCCCCCAAAACATATCGGCCATTGCGATATGCCCTTCCATATCCAATAGCAGGTAATGTTGCTCAGCAATATCGACTAAGGATATTTCCTCTTTTTTCTGTAGTGGATGGTGAGGCGCGATCCAAAGTTTTTGTTTAGAGCGTAATAATGGCGTGACACCGGTAGCAGGGGTTAGTTGATAGTTTGATGTTACCATCAGTGCGAAATCGATGGTTTCTGCCAGCAGTGCTCTCTCCAGTCCCTCCTGATCGTCTTCAAATAAAATCATAGATAGTGCAGGAAAACGCTGATCCATAGCCTGAAGGACATTCGGCATGAGATAAGCGGCGATGGTATCGGTTATACCAATACGGATTTCCCCGACTAAAGCATGAGGTTGTTGAGTGGCAGAATAGAGGGCGGTTTGCACCGAATCCATAATCTGCCGGGCATGTTCTAAAAAAGATATCCCAAAACCGGTAAGCCGAATCCCTTTGGCATGACGGGTATACAGTTTTGCCCCCAGTATCTTCTCCAGGTTTTGGAGTGAGATAGTCATTGAGGATTGTGAAATATTACACCGCTGCGCTTGATATTTTGCCTGTCTCCGCAACAGCAATAAAAAATTCAAGTTGCCTTAATGAGAATGACATTGATAAAACCAATAATGTGAAATAGAAAATTTATATTAGCATTCCTTGTTGGAGATAAGTACCATCCAAACATAAATTCTAATACGTTGCTTTTACTATAAGGTTTGACTCTTAATAGTATAGATTAGTATTGGTTTTTTTACATAAAATAATAATTAAATTTGAATTTATTTCGTTGTTATCATTTTGTTTAAATTAATTGAATTTTAACTTTTAGCGTTATTGAGTATACGTGTTTTATCTGTAATAAAATCAGGCGTACCTGATTGAAATTATTTTATATGAAATATATTTATTCGTGAATGTGTCTTACTTATTGTTTTTACTTGACAAAATAATCATAACTACATGTATTAATTAATTATTTTTATAATCATTCATAAAGAATAAATTATTGTATATATCATTTTTTAACTAATTTCTTGCTACTAAAAAATAAAAAATATTTTCAATTATTCATCATTTAATAATTTTTGTGATTTTTATTAATTATTTTTGATGTGGCTTATAACATTTTCAGAAATAGAATTCATTTAAGAATCTATGTGGCCAAATAATCTATAACAGGTATTAAGAATGTCATTTAAATTGTATTTCTTATATCAAAATATTTAACAGGATTCATTTTACTATAGCTATTAAATCTGGAGGGATATATGAAGATTAGCTCAAAGAAAATACAACCAATGTGCCACATTTGCGGCAGAAACGACGGCACTAAGAAGTATGGTGTTGGGGCGGCCGGGCAGCAGCGTTATTATTGTATGAACTGTGGTAAAACGTTTCAGACAACCTATATATACAAAGGTAAAGAGTTCAATATTGCCGCTCAGGTGGAGATGCTATGGGAGAAGAGCCATTCTGTTGAGGAAATCAGTACGGCGCTTCAGGTACCTTTGGTGAAGGTGAAAGCGGTTGTGACACGGTTAGAAAAAGATAATGTGTAGTATCGGCAGTAAGCATGGTTTTTGTTTATCCACCAGCGAGCAATGGATTAAGAGCCCATTGCTCAAGAGGTCAACGGGCTCAAATATATTAAAACCTGAGGCTTGGTGCTATTGCGCGTTGTAGAGTGCGTGGAACAAAGACTCCATCTTTTCATGCAGAATAAACTGCAGCGATTCTTTTATTGATGCATTGTTAATCTTGATGACTGCACTGGCAAGGGCAAGACATTGTTCAGCCAGTTCCAACGGATCACCCGGGGTTGAATCGATAAGATTAAGCATGGGAGCATCTCCCAATTTTCAGGTAACAAACTGAAATCGAGGATCGTTTTTCCGATCCGGATCCGTAATTGGATCGTTGTGAGTGTATAAATTCAGGGTGAGTTTGGGTATGCTTCACGACAGCCATGATGTTACTCCATTAACGTTGTGGTCAGAGACCCCGTTAGTGTTCGCGCACTGCGGGGTTTCGCTTTTTTGACTACCGGCAAAATTGCGGGTAGTGAAGGGACTGTATATTTGTGCAGTCCTGGGGTCAATGGCGAAGCCATATCGTTGGTTGATTTCTTTGATATTTTGAAGAAGGTTCGCAAAATGGTTAAAAATATAAGAGATGTGAAAATTTTTATTTTATTAATAAGGACATGTCATCTAAGATAAATTTTATATATCAGTTAGTGTCATAAATTAAACTAATTGCTTATCTTAATAGTATATTTTTTATATTATTTTCTCATGGATAAATAAAATGGATAATTTGCTCTTTCAGAAATTTAATGAATTTAATCATGATGATCCTTTCTTTGATTCCTTAAAAAATGATTATATTGATTTTTCTCATTGGTTAAATAGAAAGTCGCTTTCAGGGGATTCAGCATATGTTCTTTATGAAGAGTCAGGATGTATAGAAGGTTTCATGTATTTAAAAGACCATGATGATGGTGAAGATATATCCCCAAAGTTACCTGATGGTAACCTTTTGAAAATTGGAACATTTAAGTTTTGTTCTAAACA from Limnobaculum xujianqingii includes:
- a CDS encoding D-serine ammonia-lyase; this encodes MKSTEIQQLINDFPLVKRLIDLEEVSWFNPRATTLKEGLPYVGLNISDVQQAEARLKRFAPYLCKAFPETQVTNGIIESEVVAIPTMQQTLNQRYGVEVTGKILLKKDSHLPISGSIKARGGIYEVLTHAEKLAMQAGLLQESDDYSKLFSEEFKQFFSQYSIAVGSTGNLGMSIGIMSAKLGFSVSVHMSADAREWKKQKLRSHGVNVVEYEQDYGVAVEQGRKEAESDPNCFFIDDENSQTLFLGYAVAGGRLKAQFEQMNVVVDADHPLFVYLPCGVGGGPGGVAFGLKLAFGDNVHCIFAEPTHSPCMLLGVHTGLHDGTSVQDIGIDNVTAADGLAVGRASGFVGRAMERLLDGYYTLSDQEMYDLLGLMNRDEGIQLEPSALAGIPGPSRVTADKTYLESKQLTAEKMRNATHLVWATGGGMVPEVEMAKYLATARI
- the dsdX gene encoding D-serine transporter DsdX; amino-acid sequence: MDSHLWVIGTLLTSIILIVFTIVKLKIHPFLALLLASFYVGALMGMNPLEMVNAIEGGIGGTLGFLAAVIGLGTILGKMMEISGAAERIGITLQRCRWLSPDVIMVLVGLVCGITLFVEVGVVLLIPLAFSIAKKTNTSLLKLAIPLCTALMAVHCIVPPHPAALFVTNKLGADIGSVIVYGLIVGLFASLIGGPLFLKFLGNRLPFKPVPAEFSDIEVRKEEDLPSLGATLFTVLLPIALMLIKTAAELNMTKGTTLYTVLEFVGNPITAMFIAAFVAYYILGIKRNMGMSTLLVKTEECFGSIANILLIIGAGGAFNGILKGSGLSDTLAIILSNLDMHPILLAWLVAIILHAAVGSATVAMMGATAIVSPMLPMYPDISPEIITLAIGSGAIGCTIVTDSLFWLVKQYCGATLNETFKYYTTATFIASLIALAGTFLLSYVV
- the dsdC gene encoding DNA-binding transcriptional regulator DsdC, producing MYTEDSYLARNRLLNSYQLSKLHTFEAAARHSSFAMAADELSLSPSAVSHRINGLEEELGIKLFQRFHRKIELTPEGQRVYWALKSSLEYLNQEILEIKNQELSGNLTVYSRPSIAQCWLVPKLADFGRQYPSISLNILTGNENVNFRGYGIDLAIYFDDKTPEKLACQHLMDESMVPVCSPEYAEQHQLQGNIHNLKHCTLLHDRQAWSYDSDTDEWSSWARHFNVTLEADRHSMGFDRSDLAIIAAINHAGVAMGRKKLVNKRLANNELVMPFPEMEVMCEQRYYIATLPERRDPKIDAFIGWLRAVV
- a CDS encoding IS1 family transposase, whose product is MSFKLKRTQPICHICGRNDSTKKYGIGKAGQQRYYCMNCGKTFQTTYIYKGKEFNIAAQVEILWEKSHSVEEISTALQVPLVKVKAVVALLEKDNV
- a CDS encoding LysR substrate-binding domain-containing protein — protein: MNFLLLLRRQAKYQAQRCNISQSSMTISLQNLEKILGAKLYTRHAKGIRLTGFGISFLEHARQIMDSVQTALYSATQQPHALVGEIRIGITDTIAAYLMPNVLQAMDQRFPALSMILFEDDQEGLERALLAETIDFALMVTSNYQLTPATGVTPLLRSKQKLWIAPHHPLQKKEEISLVDIAEQHYLLLDMEGHIAMADMFWGEYQLSPNIKLQTKSIEAVRSMIALGLGVSILSDFSYRPWSLEGNRIIRRDISEQIPDLVVGAVWIAGKPLASQVQETIDFIKNMVDPPSSL
- a CDS encoding IS1 family transposase, translating into MKISSKKIQPMCHICGRNDGTKKYGVGAAGQQRYYCMNCGKTFQTTYIYKGKEFNIAAQVEMLWEKSHSVEEISTALQVPLVKVKAVVTRLEKDNV